In Paracoccus aerodenitrificans, the following are encoded in one genomic region:
- a CDS encoding valine--tRNA ligase, with protein MSMDKTFDAATAEARISAEWEKRNAFAAGANAKPGAETFSMMMPPPNVTGSLHIGHALDNTLPDILARWHRMRGFDVLWQPGQDHAGIATQMVVERQMAEAGQPNRREIGREAFVEKVWQWKQESGDRIMNQLKRLGASCDWSRNAFTMSGAPSAPKGEEGNFHDAVIRVFVDLYNKGIIYRGKRLVNWDPHFETAISDLEVENRDTPGHMWHFKYPLAGGETYEYVERDEDGNVTLRETRDYISIATTRPETMLGDGAVAVHPDDKRYAPIVGKFCEIPVGPKEHRRLIPIITDEYPDPDFGSGAVKITGAHDFNDYGVATRNDIPLYALMDTKGAMRQDGLSYAESAARATRAARGEIAKSKTFKDLLNEPVVDSLSESEVNLVPEHLRGLDRFEARKRVVEEIVREGLAVMTHPSDPRLGEAAKRTVEAEDGGEARAGKLVPLVESKPIMQPFGDRSGVLIEPMLTDQWFVDTAQIVGPALEAVRDGRTQILPDQHRKVYEHWLENIEPWTISRQLWWGHQIPVWYGPRIIPVTIAADPNTGEVLQRSADDPLRYDLGEELDEPFCAATFQEASAIALAKYASIGHDFDEVASTEADITVPYGTLELKRDPDVLDTWFSSGLWPIGTLGWPDNTPEMRKYFPTDVLVTGFDIIFFWVARMMMMQLEVVGDVPFHTVYVHGLVRDEKGAKMSKSKGNVIDPLTLVDEYGADALRFTLTSMAAMGRDPKLGPKHVEANRNFVTKIWNATRFAEMNGVRGGADRPNPRHTVNRWIIGEVARATQSTDEALESFRFNDAANGLYSFVWGKVCDWYVEFAKPLFDGEYAEETRATMGWVLDQCYALLHPIMPFVTEELWSLTGDRDRMLIHGDWPEFGRDVIDADADRQMNWVIQLIENIRSARAQMGVPAGARLDLIVTEADAAARDALAANAPLIERLARVNAPQNGAAGKGMIAVSAQGASFALPIGDVIDVTAETARLEKNAAKTGKDAEGLRKRLDNPKFVENADFEVIEETRQKLADLDEDLARINAALAQLKAM; from the coding sequence ATGAGCATGGACAAGACCTTCGACGCTGCCACCGCCGAAGCCCGCATCAGCGCCGAATGGGAGAAGCGGAACGCCTTCGCTGCCGGTGCCAACGCCAAGCCGGGGGCAGAGACGTTTTCGATGATGATGCCGCCGCCCAATGTGACTGGCAGTCTTCATATCGGCCATGCGCTTGACAACACTCTGCCCGATATCCTTGCTCGCTGGCACCGGATGCGCGGGTTCGACGTGCTGTGGCAGCCCGGTCAGGACCATGCCGGGATCGCGACCCAGATGGTGGTGGAACGCCAGATGGCCGAAGCCGGTCAGCCGAACCGCCGAGAGATCGGGCGTGAGGCCTTTGTCGAGAAAGTCTGGCAGTGGAAGCAGGAATCCGGCGACAGGATCATGAACCAGCTCAAGCGGCTTGGGGCGTCCTGCGACTGGTCGCGCAACGCCTTCACCATGTCCGGCGCCCCCTCGGCCCCGAAAGGTGAGGAAGGCAATTTTCACGACGCCGTGATCCGCGTCTTTGTGGATCTGTATAACAAGGGCATCATCTATCGCGGCAAGCGGCTGGTGAACTGGGACCCGCATTTCGAAACCGCGATTTCCGATCTTGAGGTCGAGAACCGCGACACGCCCGGCCATATGTGGCATTTCAAATATCCTCTGGCGGGGGGCGAGACCTATGAATATGTCGAACGCGACGAGGACGGGAACGTCACCCTGCGCGAGACCCGCGACTATATCTCTATCGCGACGACCCGTCCCGAAACCATGCTGGGCGATGGTGCGGTGGCGGTGCATCCTGACGACAAGCGCTATGCCCCCATCGTCGGCAAATTCTGCGAAATCCCGGTCGGCCCGAAAGAACATCGCCGCCTGATCCCGATCATCACCGATGAATACCCGGACCCGGATTTCGGATCGGGTGCAGTGAAGATCACCGGGGCGCATGATTTCAACGATTACGGCGTCGCCACCCGCAACGATATCCCGCTTTACGCGCTGATGGATACGAAAGGCGCGATGCGGCAGGACGGGCTGTCCTATGCTGAAAGCGCTGCCCGCGCTACGAGAGCAGCGAGGGGCGAGATTGCGAAGTCGAAAACTTTCAAGGATCTTCTCAATGAACCGGTTGTGGATTCCCTCTCGGAATCAGAAGTCAACCTTGTCCCCGAACATCTGCGTGGGCTAGACCGGTTTGAGGCGCGTAAGCGCGTGGTAGAGGAAATCGTACGCGAGGGGCTGGCGGTGATGACCCATCCGTCGGATCCTCGGCTTGGCGAGGCTGCGAAACGGACCGTTGAGGCGGAAGACGGAGGTGAGGCGCGAGCCGGGAAACTTGTGCCTCTGGTTGAATCCAAACCTATCATGCAGCCCTTCGGCGACCGTTCGGGCGTGTTGATTGAGCCGATGCTGACCGATCAGTGGTTCGTCGATACCGCGCAGATCGTCGGCCCCGCCTTGGAGGCTGTCCGCGATGGTCGCACCCAGATCCTGCCCGACCAGCACCGCAAGGTCTATGAGCACTGGCTGGAGAATATCGAGCCCTGGACCATCAGTCGTCAATTATGGTGGGGACATCAGATCCCAGTATGGTACGGTCCAAGAATTATCCCAGTCACAATTGCAGCCGATCCTAACACGGGCGAGGTTTTGCAGAGGTCAGCCGATGATCCTTTGCGCTATGATTTAGGCGAGGAGCTAGACGAACCTTTTTGCGCGGCCACATTCCAGGAAGCTTCGGCAATAGCTTTGGCGAAGTACGCCTCAATCGGTCATGATTTTGATGAGGTCGCAAGTACCGAAGCAGATATTACGGTTCCCTATGGGACGCTAGAATTAAAGCGCGACCCCGACGTCCTCGACACATGGTTTTCATCCGGTCTCTGGCCCATCGGCACACTCGGCTGGCCCGACAACACGCCCGAGATGCGGAAATATTTCCCAACCGACGTTCTGGTCACCGGCTTCGACATCATCTTCTTCTGGGTCGCCCGGATGATGATGATGCAGCTTGAGGTGGTGGGCGATGTCCCCTTCCACACCGTCTATGTCCACGGGCTGGTGCGCGACGAAAAAGGCGCGAAAATGTCCAAATCCAAGGGCAATGTGATCGACCCGCTGACTCTGGTGGATGAATACGGTGCCGATGCGCTGCGCTTTACCCTGACCAGCATGGCGGCGATGGGCCGCGATCCCAAGCTTGGCCCGAAACATGTCGAGGCCAACCGCAACTTCGTCACAAAGATCTGGAACGCCACCCGTTTCGCCGAAATGAACGGCGTCCGCGGCGGAGCCGACCGCCCAAATCCGCGCCACACCGTCAATCGCTGGATCATCGGAGAGGTCGCCCGCGCCACGCAATCCACCGATGAGGCACTTGAAAGCTTCCGCTTCAACGATGCGGCGAACGGGCTTTACAGCTTCGTCTGGGGCAAGGTCTGCGACTGGTATGTCGAATTCGCCAAGCCGCTTTTCGACGGTGAATACGCCGAGGAAACCCGCGCCACGATGGGGTGGGTGCTGGATCAGTGTTATGCGCTGCTGCACCCGATCATGCCTTTCGTTACCGAGGAACTCTGGTCCCTGACCGGCGACCGCGACAGGATGCTGATCCACGGCGACTGGCCCGAATTCGGTCGCGACGTGATCGACGCGGATGCCGACCGGCAGATGAACTGGGTGATCCAACTGATCGAGAATATCCGCTCGGCCCGGGCCCAGATGGGTGTACCTGCCGGGGCAAGGCTCGACCTGATCGTGACCGAGGCTGATGCCGCAGCCCGTGACGCCCTTGCCGCCAATGCCCCGCTGATTGAACGCCTCGCCCGCGTGAATGCCCCGCAAAACGGCGCGGCGGGCAAAGGCATGATCGCGGTCTCGGCGCAGGGCGCGTCCTTCGCGCTGCCCATCGGCGATGTGATCGACGTGACGGCTGAAACCGCCCGCCTTGAAAAGAACGCGGCGAAAACCGGCAAGGATGCGGAAGGCCTGCGCAAACGCCTCGATAACCCGAAATTCGTCGAAAACGCCGATTTCGAGGTGATCGAGGAAACCCGCCAGAAACTCGCCGATCTCGATGAGGATCTGGCGCGGATCAATGCGGCACTGGCGCAGCTCAAGGCGATGTGA
- a CDS encoding response regulator, with product MTDAAHILVVDDDERIRNLLRRFLVKNGFIVSTATDAAQARKILKGLEFDLIVLDVMMPGEDGISLTQHLRPRISTPILLLTARAETEDRISGLEAGADDYLPKPFEPRELLLRIAAILRRVPQAQPAGPKFITLGPLRYDTERGQLFEGEAHIHLTGTESALLRRLAETPGEPVGRTDLTLDLGRTPSEDSDSSDRAIDVQITRLRRKIEPDPKEPRYLQTVRGAGYMLIPD from the coding sequence ATGACCGATGCCGCCCATATTCTTGTCGTTGACGATGATGAGCGTATTCGCAACCTTTTACGCAGGTTTCTGGTCAAGAATGGCTTTATCGTCTCGACCGCGACCGACGCGGCACAGGCGCGGAAGATCCTGAAAGGGCTGGAATTCGATCTGATCGTTCTGGATGTGATGATGCCCGGTGAGGATGGCATCAGCCTGACCCAGCATCTGAGGCCCCGCATATCAACCCCGATCCTGCTTCTGACCGCCCGCGCCGAGACCGAGGACCGCATTTCCGGGCTGGAAGCCGGGGCGGATGATTATCTACCCAAGCCTTTCGAGCCCCGCGAATTGCTGCTGCGGATCGCGGCGATTTTGCGGCGCGTCCCGCAGGCACAGCCCGCCGGACCGAAATTCATCACGCTGGGTCCGCTGCGCTATGACACCGAGCGCGGGCAGCTTTTCGAGGGCGAGGCGCATATTCACCTGACAGGCACGGAATCGGCTCTGCTGCGCCGATTGGCCGAGACGCCGGGCGAGCCGGTCGGGCGCACCGATCTGACGCTCGATCTGGGGCGCACGCCGTCAGAGGACAGTGACAGCTCCGACCGTGCCATCGACGTGCAGATCACCCGGTTGCGTCGCAAGATCGAGCCGGACCCGAAAGAGCCGCGCTATCTTCAGACGGTGCGTGGCGCGGGCTATATGCTGATCCCGGATTAA
- a CDS encoding DnaJ family domain-containing protein yields MHWFERIAQRRMDEAAAKGELQGLAGEGKPLDRARLRERAEDVLHRMMSDGGFVPEEFRIRKDIEAKRAALDQIEDPGERTRLQRQIAIQELRANIATDARRAAARD; encoded by the coding sequence ATGCACTGGTTCGAACGGATTGCCCAACGTCGCATGGATGAGGCCGCTGCCAAGGGCGAGCTTCAGGGCCTCGCTGGCGAAGGCAAACCGCTCGACCGCGCCCGGCTGCGCGAAAGGGCCGAGGACGTGCTGCACCGCATGATGTCCGATGGCGGTTTCGTCCCCGAGGAGTTCCGCATCCGCAAGGATATCGAGGCGAAACGCGCGGCGCTCGACCAGATCGAAGACCCCGGGGAGCGCACCCGCCTGCAACGGCAGATTGCAATTCAGGAGCTCCGCGCGAATATCGCGACCGATGCCCGCCGCGCTGCGGCCCGCGACTGA
- a CDS encoding metallophosphoesterase family protein, with protein MRLALLSDLHIGMHRRGLVQPMLDALADARPEHIIVAGDLVQRARRELFAEAEAILDQTGLPWLCVPGNHDIPLMNLPARLLWPFHDYVSSVPGPKEPLLELPGLKIVGVNSTFPYRWRNGRITQRQIDRVRHLSRTGPVMVVQHHPISLLPGETKELMLNAEEALKAYDEAGVSLVLTGHLHHFNTASSASGMTQIHAASALCDRPEDPPNEFALLDVEPEGFRLTRMIAPKDGADFQPQPPIMLPKRR; from the coding sequence ATGCGTCTCGCTCTGCTCTCGGATCTTCATATCGGGATGCATCGGAGGGGACTTGTCCAGCCCATGCTGGACGCGTTGGCCGATGCCCGACCCGAACATATCATCGTCGCAGGCGATCTGGTCCAGCGTGCCCGGCGCGAGTTATTCGCCGAGGCCGAGGCGATACTGGATCAGACCGGGCTGCCCTGGCTTTGTGTCCCGGGCAATCACGATATTCCCCTGATGAACCTGCCCGCGCGGCTGCTCTGGCCGTTTCATGATTATGTGTCCTCGGTCCCCGGCCCGAAGGAACCGCTGCTGGAATTGCCAGGGCTGAAAATCGTCGGGGTGAACTCGACCTTCCCCTATCGCTGGCGCAATGGCCGGATTACGCAACGCCAGATCGACCGTGTGCGGCATTTGTCGCGGACCGGGCCGGTCATGGTCGTCCAGCACCACCCGATCAGCCTGCTGCCCGGTGAGACGAAAGAGCTGATGCTGAATGCCGAAGAGGCCCTAAAGGCCTATGACGAGGCCGGGGTGTCGCTGGTGCTGACCGGGCATTTGCATCATTTCAACACGGCGAGTTCGGCATCCGGCATGACGCAGATCCATGCGGCCTCGGCGCTGTGCGACCGCCCCGAGGACCCGCCGAACGAATTCGCCCTGCTGGATGTCGAACCGGAGGGATTCCGGCTGACAAGGATGATCGCGCCGAAAGACGGGGCGGATTTCCAGCCGCAGCCGCCGATCATGTTGCCGAAACGCCGCTGA
- the truB gene encoding tRNA pseudouridine(55) synthase TruB gives MARKKGRDISGWLIVDKPAGIGSTDVVGKVRWALDAKKAGHAGTLDPDATGILAVALGEATKTVPLLTEALKAYDFTVNWGAETSTDDASGEVLETSANRPDADAIRAALHGFTGDIMQIPPAFSAVRVDGERAYDLAREGEAPELAARPLYVDELSLIEARQDSADLHMVCGKGGYVRSIARDLGRELGCLGHVAGLRRVWSGPFEVEDAVAFDLIDRENQAEIEARLLPIQSALAELPELNATEQGAIRIRNGNPGQVLGQAEFGDIVWVSHQGQAVCIGRYLGGEVQPERVFNL, from the coding sequence ATGGCACGCAAGAAGGGCCGCGATATCTCGGGCTGGCTGATCGTGGACAAACCGGCGGGGATCGGGTCAACCGATGTGGTCGGCAAGGTGCGTTGGGCGCTCGATGCGAAGAAAGCGGGCCATGCGGGTACGCTGGACCCCGATGCGACCGGCATTCTGGCGGTGGCGCTCGGCGAGGCGACGAAGACCGTGCCGCTGCTGACCGAAGCGCTGAAAGCCTATGATTTCACGGTGAACTGGGGGGCAGAAACGTCAACCGACGATGCCTCGGGCGAGGTGCTTGAAACCTCTGCCAACCGGCCCGATGCCGATGCGATCCGCGCTGCCCTGCACGGCTTCACCGGCGATATCATGCAGATTCCACCCGCTTTTTCCGCCGTGAGGGTCGATGGCGAACGCGCCTATGACCTTGCCCGCGAAGGCGAGGCACCCGAACTGGCCGCCCGCCCGCTTTATGTCGATGAATTGTCTCTGATCGAGGCCCGACAGGACTCCGCCGATTTGCATATGGTCTGCGGCAAAGGCGGCTATGTCCGTTCAATCGCGCGGGATCTGGGGCGCGAACTGGGCTGTCTCGGCCATGTTGCGGGGCTGCGCCGCGTCTGGTCCGGCCCGTTCGAGGTCGAGGACGCCGTCGCCTTCGATCTGATCGACCGTGAGAATCAGGCCGAAATCGAGGCAAGGCTGCTGCCGATCCAGTCCGCCCTGGCCGAACTGCCCGAGCTGAACGCTACCGAGCAGGGCGCGATCCGCATCCGCAACGGCAATCCCGGTCAGGTTCTGGGACAGGCCGAGTTCGGGGACATCGTCTGGGTCAGCCATCAGGGTCAGGCGGTCTGTATCGGCCGCTATCTCGGCGGCGAGGTTCAGCCGGAACGTGTCTTCAACCTGTAG
- a CDS encoding diacylglycerol/lipid kinase family protein: MTERFDLSRARVAAIMNRKAGSGNGESVGAMLEDRIAPACAGFTMIRPQKGQNIVSLAADTAREHDVIIAVGGDGTQAAVAQALADADTEKVMGVIPGGTFNYFARDLGVGETPEAAIDTLLNARIENVSVGDMNGKVFLNNISLGAYPEILERREDAYRRFGRRRVLAYWAVLRTLMDLRHPLQLTAIVDGEKREFRTALAFVAQSETQLEAFGLEGADDVRRDRLPLFIAKAERAVPLIGAALRLALGISAHGEDFELIISEKFIINTDRPTRHVAHDGERSRVPAPLNLSIRKDALRVLVPAEKHGDKED; the protein is encoded by the coding sequence ATGACCGAAAGATTCGACTTATCCCGCGCACGGGTCGCGGCGATCATGAACCGCAAGGCAGGTTCCGGCAATGGTGAGAGCGTCGGCGCAATGCTCGAAGACAGGATCGCCCCCGCCTGCGCCGGTTTCACCATGATCCGGCCTCAGAAAGGGCAGAATATCGTGTCGCTCGCGGCGGATACGGCCCGGGAACATGATGTGATCATCGCGGTGGGCGGCGACGGAACTCAGGCCGCCGTGGCGCAGGCGCTTGCCGATGCCGACACGGAAAAGGTGATGGGCGTGATCCCCGGCGGCACGTTCAATTATTTCGCCCGCGATCTCGGGGTTGGAGAAACCCCGGAGGCCGCGATTGACACCCTGCTGAACGCCCGGATCGAGAATGTCTCGGTCGGGGATATGAACGGCAAGGTGTTTCTGAACAATATCAGTCTCGGTGCCTATCCCGAGATTCTGGAGCGGCGCGAGGATGCCTATCGCCGTTTCGGTCGCCGCCGGGTGCTGGCCTATTGGGCGGTGCTGCGCACGCTGATGGATCTGCGCCATCCCTTACAACTGACCGCCATCGTTGACGGAGAGAAACGCGAATTCCGCACCGCGCTTGCCTTTGTGGCGCAAAGCGAGACCCAGCTTGAGGCATTCGGGCTGGAAGGTGCCGACGATGTGCGCCGCGACCGACTGCCTCTGTTCATCGCCAAGGCCGAACGGGCCGTGCCTCTGATCGGTGCGGCGCTGCGCCTCGCGCTTGGCATCAGTGCGCATGGCGAGGATTTCGAACTGATCATTTCCGAAAAATTCATTATCAACACCGACCGCCCAACCCGGCATGTCGCCCATGACGGAGAGCGCTCGCGCGTTCCGGCCCCGCTGAATCTGAGCATCCGGAAAGATGCGCTGCGTGTGCTGGTTCCGGCGGAAAAACATGGCGATAAGGAGGATTGA
- the rbfA gene encoding 30S ribosome-binding factor RbfA produces MAQNRFHTSPGPSQRQLRVGELIRHRLSELLLRAEVHDPDLNRHSITVGEVRTSPDLKVATAFVMTLGGRDSEEALDALRRNARELRHLVAKGLKLKYAPELRFHLDETFDRMDDTRRLFEDERVRRDIEAEPDDDRLD; encoded by the coding sequence ATGGCACAGAACCGCTTTCACACCTCCCCCGGCCCCTCGCAGCGGCAGCTTCGCGTGGGAGAGCTGATCCGTCACCGCCTGTCCGAGCTGCTGCTGCGGGCAGAGGTTCACGACCCAGATCTTAACCGCCACTCGATCACTGTCGGAGAAGTGCGCACATCGCCCGATCTGAAAGTCGCGACGGCCTTTGTGATGACCCTTGGCGGGCGCGATTCGGAGGAGGCTCTGGACGCGCTGCGCCGCAACGCGCGGGAATTGCGGCATCTGGTCGCGAAGGGGCTCAAGCTGAAATACGCGCCCGAGTTACGGTTTCATCTCGATGAAACCTTCGATCGCATGGACGACACACGGCGGCTGTTCGAAGACGAACGCGTGCGCCGCGATATTGAGGCAGAACCGGACGATGACAGGCTGGACTAG
- the dapB gene encoding 4-hydroxy-tetrahydrodipicolinate reductase: protein MEKPGIVITGVSGRMGQMLVRVVNESDEVRLVGAVERQGSDWIGRDLGEAMGGQSSGVLVTDDAVGAISRAQAVIDFTTPEATVAFAELTAQARAVHVIGTTGLSGDDLAAISRAARHAPIIRAGNMSLGVNLLMGLTRKVAAALGTDWDIEVVEAHHRHKVDAPSGTALMLGEAAAEGRGAALDALRTPAREGMTGARQPGSIGFSAIRGGDVVGEHDVIFAGQGERIVLRHLATDRAIFARGALRAAIWGQDKGPGEYDMMDVLGLD from the coding sequence ATGGAAAAGCCGGGCATCGTCATAACGGGCGTATCGGGGCGTATGGGTCAGATGCTGGTGCGCGTGGTCAACGAATCCGACGAGGTGCGGCTTGTCGGTGCGGTTGAGCGGCAGGGCAGCGACTGGATCGGTCGCGATCTGGGCGAGGCGATGGGCGGACAGTCCAGCGGTGTTCTGGTGACCGACGATGCGGTCGGCGCGATTTCGCGGGCGCAGGCGGTGATCGATTTTACGACGCCTGAGGCAACGGTCGCCTTTGCCGAACTGACCGCGCAGGCGCGGGCGGTCCATGTGATCGGGACGACGGGGCTGTCCGGTGACGATCTGGCGGCGATTTCCCGCGCGGCACGGCATGCGCCGATCATCCGGGCCGGGAATATGAGCCTTGGGGTCAATCTGCTGATGGGGTTGACGCGGAAGGTTGCGGCGGCGCTTGGGACCGACTGGGATATCGAGGTGGTCGAGGCGCATCACCGCCACAAGGTCGATGCTCCGTCAGGCACCGCGCTGATGCTGGGTGAGGCGGCGGCAGAGGGCCGGGGCGCGGCGCTCGACGCGCTGCGGACTCCTGCACGAGAGGGCATGACGGGCGCACGTCAGCCGGGTTCCATCGGGTTTTCCGCCATTCGCGGCGGGGATGTGGTCGGTGAGCATGATGTGATCTTCGCCGGTCAGGGCGAGCGGATCGTGCTGCGCCATCTGGCGACCGACCGCGCGATCTTCGCGCGGGGTGCGCTGCGTGCGGCCATCTGGGGTCAGGATAAAGGGCCGGGCGAATATGACATGATGGATGTGCTGGGTCTGGACTGA
- a CDS encoding branched-chain amino acid aminotransferase, translating into MDGAYDDRDGKIWMNGELVDWRDAKVHVLTHALHYASSVFEGERCYDGKIFKGHEHSLRLIESGRLLDMPLPYSAEEIDAAKQAVLEANGFTNAYVRAFAWRSSGPDMGVSARRNPVSVAVAAWEWGSYYGDAKWQGAKLDIATWKRPDPATIPAAAKAAGLYMICTMAKHSAEAKGCSDALFYDWEGYVAEATGANIFFVKDGEIHTPLADRFLNGITRQTVIGMLKEKGFTVHERRITPDELESFSECWLTGTAAEVTPVGQIGDFHFQVGQITRDVSDSYEALVRS; encoded by the coding sequence ATGGACGGCGCTTATGACGACCGCGATGGCAAGATCTGGATGAATGGTGAGCTTGTGGATTGGCGCGACGCGAAAGTGCATGTCCTGACCCACGCGCTGCATTACGCCTCATCCGTGTTCGAGGGTGAGCGCTGCTATGATGGCAAGATCTTCAAGGGGCATGAGCACTCGCTGCGACTGATCGAGTCCGGTCGCCTGCTGGATATGCCGCTGCCTTATTCCGCCGAGGAAATCGACGCGGCCAAGCAGGCTGTGCTGGAGGCGAATGGCTTTACCAACGCCTATGTGCGGGCCTTCGCTTGGCGGTCCTCTGGTCCGGATATGGGCGTTTCCGCACGGCGCAATCCGGTCAGTGTGGCGGTTGCGGCATGGGAATGGGGCAGCTATTACGGCGATGCGAAATGGCAGGGTGCCAAGCTGGACATTGCCACATGGAAGCGCCCCGACCCGGCCACGATTCCCGCCGCAGCGAAGGCGGCGGGGCTGTATATGATCTGCACGATGGCCAAACATTCAGCCGAGGCGAAGGGCTGCTCGGACGCGCTGTTTTATGACTGGGAAGGCTATGTGGCCGAGGCGACGGGGGCCAATATCTTCTTTGTCAAAGACGGCGAAATTCATACACCGCTGGCGGATCGGTTTCTGAACGGGATCACGCGGCAGACGGTGATCGGGATGCTGAAGGAGAAGGGTTTTACCGTGCATGAGCGCCGTATTACCCCGGATGAGCTGGAAAGCTTCAGCGAATGCTGGCTGACCGGGACTGCTGCCGAGGTGACGCCTGTCGGTCAGATCGGCGATTTTCACTTCCAGGTCGGGCAGATCACGCGAGATGTGTCCGACTCTTATGAAGCTTTGGTCAGAAGCTAG
- a CDS encoding MarR family winged helix-turn-helix transcriptional regulator, whose protein sequence is MKEPQIKSSSGQSAENLLFLTDEQIRGGIEAFFFAYRAFTADPDAILEGMDYGRAHHRALHFIANRPGLTVSDLLDILGVTKQSLNRVLRTLLTDGLVEARVGRRDRRERQLFLSPEGAELEKRLSEAQRARVRAAYRAAGPQAVAGFRTVLEAMMGDAGNLQLQLMRTAEAAE, encoded by the coding sequence ATGAAGGAACCGCAGATCAAATCTTCTTCGGGACAGAGCGCAGAAAATCTTCTGTTCCTGACCGATGAACAGATACGCGGCGGGATAGAAGCCTTTTTCTTCGCCTATCGTGCCTTCACCGCCGATCCGGATGCCATTCTTGAGGGGATGGATTACGGCCGTGCCCATCACCGGGCGCTGCATTTCATTGCAAACCGGCCCGGCCTGACTGTCTCGGATCTGCTCGATATTCTCGGCGTCACGAAACAATCGCTGAACCGGGTTCTGCGAACCTTGCTGACAGACGGGCTGGTCGAGGCGCGTGTCGGCAGACGGGACCGCAGGGAGCGTCAGCTTTTCCTGTCCCCGGAAGGGGCCGAGTTGGAAAAACGCCTTTCGGAAGCACAGCGTGCGCGGGTCCGTGCCGCCTATCGTGCGGCGGGACCTCAGGCAGTTGCCGGTTTCAGAACCGTGCTTGAGGCGATGATGGGCGATGCAGGAAACCTGCAGCTTCAGCTCATGCGGACCGCCGAGGCTGCCGAATGA
- a CDS encoding phosphodiester glycosidase family protein, translated as MTGWTRILCRLGVAAGAVLAFTASAKAADCSRQTHDGQNYVICQIGAQEEPRLRLWLDDATGRKLNGFSNLRSSLPAGETLVFAMNAGMFHRDYEPVGLYKSDAETRGHLVTQGSSGNFGLLPNGVFCAGGSAPYAVFETLDFAETQPDCRIATQSGPMLVIDGDLHPRFLVDSDSRYIRNGVGVSPDGETAWFAISERPVTFHEFGRLFRDGLGARNALYFDGSISRLYAPQMRRNDFGWPMGPIIGLVDEG; from the coding sequence ATGACAGGCTGGACTAGGATCCTCTGCCGGCTTGGCGTCGCGGCAGGGGCCGTGCTGGCATTCACCGCATCCGCGAAAGCCGCCGATTGCAGCCGCCAGACTCATGACGGTCAGAACTATGTGATCTGCCAGATCGGAGCGCAGGAGGAACCGCGGCTGAGATTATGGCTGGATGATGCGACCGGGCGCAAGCTGAACGGTTTCAGCAATCTCCGTTCCAGCCTTCCCGCCGGTGAAACGCTGGTTTTCGCGATGAATGCCGGCATGTTCCACCGGGATTACGAACCTGTCGGGCTGTATAAGTCCGATGCGGAAACGCGCGGTCACCTTGTCACACAAGGCAGCAGCGGCAATTTCGGCCTGCTTCCCAACGGCGTTTTCTGCGCCGGAGGAAGCGCACCCTACGCGGTTTTCGAGACCCTCGATTTCGCGGAAACCCAACCGGACTGCCGGATCGCCACACAGTCCGGTCCGATGCTGGTGATTGACGGAGATCTGCACCCGCGTTTTCTGGTCGATTCCGACAGCCGCTATATCCGCAACGGGGTCGGCGTGTCCCCGGACGGTGAAACGGCATGGTTCGCGATTTCCGAACGTCCCGTCACCTTCCACGAATTCGGGCGTCTGTTTCGAGACGGTCTCGGCGCAAGGAATGCGCTTTATTTCGACGGCTCGATTTCCCGGCTCTATGCACCGCAAATGCGGCGAAACGATTTCGGCTGGCCGATGGGACCGATCATCGGACTGGTTGACGAGGGCTGA